From a single Daphnia pulex isolate KAP4 chromosome 2, ASM2113471v1 genomic region:
- the LOC124208752 gene encoding uncharacterized protein LOC124208752: MPKMSETKSLVKLCTKCITNAIESSKFAADPLAVKEYGDVTTVNSIFICNPIHQLPAVLVEEIMQSFISSQKLKHPNILSYLVTPEIQRLTFPVYFDGYLSFFPKLENLHILNLPKTLVDDSCLQNIGIYCSQLRSLDLNFCSYVTDDGIRRLCAGVDFPGLGKSKLCKTIQKLRIVFTSVTKQGIQVALQNLLSLKVLENIYIVDALVELAQSAIDSKQPGRYNNMFSISTLYTSDAPYKDNSLPLALSLCHSINNVSICVTKDLKDRDLLCLLSIKSLHKIDIYRSRLWVGLPNETGITFDGCVVPLLKVFGRSLKTLMLESLHLVCISSIIEFCPNLTTLYIGGVLGSFKKESDLFKIEKKPPAILKELKVLYCVSYIPVDIIMLLLSSPLLNTIGIYRCVELTDDVLLKTVKYHQFEHLKKLELVYCSSVTGSGIEAFLVNGCNSLETMNLNGCTNLRFQTYTDLCSLIAKKNWDLNISIK, from the exons TCTCTCGTTAAATTGTGTACAAAATGTATTACAAATGCTATTGAAAGTAGTAAGTTTGCAGCTGACCCTTTGGCAGTTAAGGAGTATGGTGATGTGACCACTGTCAATTCTATATTTATCTGCAATCCGATTCATCAATTAC CTGCTGTGCTTGTGGAGGAAATCATGCAATCTTTCATCAGCTCCCAAAAACTTAAACATCCAAATATTCTAAGTTATCTCGTCACCCCAGAAATTCAACGTTTAACTTTTCCTGTGTACTTTGATGGTTACTTGAGTTTTTTCCCCAAGCTTGAGAATTTGCATATATTGAACCTTCCAAAAACGCTAGTGGATGACAGCTGTTTACAAAATATTGGGATTTATTGTTCTCAATTAAG GTCActcgatttaaatttttgcagtTACGTGACAGACGATGGAATTCGACGGCTTTGTGCTGGTGTGGATTTTCCGGGATTGGGGAAATCAAAACTTTGCAAGACCATCCAAAaattaagaattgtttttactAGTGTTACAAAGCAAGGAATTCAAGTTGCGCtacaaaatttgttgtccTTGAAGGtccttgaaaatatttatattgtagATGCATTGGTAGAGTTGGCCCAATCAGCGATAGATTCAAAGCAGCCCGGTCGTTATAATAATATGTTCTCAATCTCTACCTTGTACACTTCTGATGCACCCTACAAAGACAACAGTCTTCCACTAGCGCTCTCCTTATGCCATTCAATTaataatgtttcaatttgtgTCACAAAGGACCTCAAAGACAGGGACCTTTTATGTTTATTGTCCATTAAGTCCCTTCATAAAATTGACATTTATAGGTCTAGATTGTGGGTAGGCCTACCAAACGAAACTGGAATCACGTTTGATGGTTGTGTGGTTCCACTTCTCAAAGTATTTGGAAGATCTTTGAAGACTCTTATGTTGGAAAGTTTACATTTAGTCTGTATTTCCAGCATAATCGAATTTTGCCCAAATTTAACTACTTTGTACATCGGCGGTGTCTTGGGCTCGtttaagaaagaaagtgaCCTCTTCAAGATCGAGAAGAAGCCGCCTGCAATTTTGAAAGAACTGAAAGTGTTATATTGTGTTTCATATATTCCAGTCGATATTATTATGCTACTATTGTCATCTCCTTTGCTTAACACCATTGGAATTTATCGATGCGTTGAGCTCACTGATGATGTCTTGTTGAAGACCGTCAAATATCACCAGTTTGAGCACCTTAAAAAGCTTGAACTAGTTTATTGTAGTTCAGTGACGGGTAGTGGTATCGAAGCGTTTTTGGTTAATGGCTGCAATTCTCTAGAAACCATGAACCTCAATGGGTGTACAAATCTTAGGTTCCAAACCTATACGGATTTGTGTTCCCTTATTGCCAAGAAAAATTGGGATTTGAATATTtccataaaataa
- the LOC124207965 gene encoding uncharacterized protein LOC124207965: MPRVSETKSLVKLCIKCITNAIESSKFAADPSSVNGYGDVTTVNSLFICNDAFHQLPAVLVEEIMQSFISSQKLKHPNILSYLITPQIQRLTFPVYFDGYLSFFPKLENLHILHLQKTLVDDSGLQNIGIYCSQLRSLNLNFCSYVTDDGIRWLCAGVDFPGMGKSKLCKTIQKLSIVFTSVTKQGIQVALQNLLSLKVLENIYIVDALVELSQSAIDSKQPGRYNNMFSISTLYTSDAPYKDNSLPLALSLCHSINNVSICVTKDLKDRDLLCLLSIKSLHKIDIYRSRLWVGLPNETGITFDGCVVPLLKVFGRSLKTLMLESLHLVCISSIIEFCPNLTTLYIGGVLGSFKKERDLFKIEKKPPILKELKVLYCVAYIPVDIIMLLWGSSGSTVKYHQFEHLKKLELVYCSSVTGSGIEAFLVNGCNSLETMNLKGCTNLRFQTYTDLCSLIAKKNWDLNISIE, from the exons ATGCCAAGAGTGTCTGAAACCAAAAGTCTCGTTAAACTGTGCATAAAATGTATTACAAATGCCATTGAAAGTAGTAAATTTGCAGCTGACCCTTCATCAGTTAATGGGTATGGCGATGTGACCACTgtcaattctttatttatctGCAATGATGCATTTCATCAATTAC CTGCTGTGCTTGTGGAAGAAATCATGCAATCTTTCATCAGCTCCCAAAAACTTAAACATCCAAATATTCTAAGTTATCTCATCACCCCACAAATTCAACGTTTAACTTTTCCTGTGTACTTTGATGGTTACTTGAGTTTTTTCCCCAAGcttgaaaatttgcatataTTACACCTTCAAAAAACGCTAGTGGATGACAGCGGTTTACAAAATATTGGGATTTATTGTTCTCAATTAAG GTCactcaatttaaatttttgcagtTACGTGACAGACGATGGAATTCGATGGCTTTGTGCTGGTGTTGATTTTCCGGGAATGGGGAAATCAAAACTTTGCAAGACCATCCAAAAATTAAGTATTGTTTTTACTAGTGTTACAAAGCAAGGAATTCAAGTTGCGCtacaaaatttgttgtccTTGAAGGtccttgaaaatatttatattgtagATGCATTGGTAGAGTTATCCCAATCAGCGATAGATTCAAAGCAGCCCGGTCGTTATAATAATATGTTCTCAATCTCTACCTTGTACACTTCTGATGCACCCTACAAAGACAACAGTCTTCCACTAGCGCTCTCCTTATGCCATTCAATTaataatgtttcaatttgtgTCACAAAGGACCTCAAAGACAGGGACCTTTTATGTTTATTGTCCATTAAGTCCCTTCATAAAATTGACATTTATAGGTCTAGATTGTGGGTAGGCCTACCAAACGAAACTGGAATCACGTTTGATGGTTGTGTGGTTCCACTTCTCAAAGTATTTGGAAGATCTTTGAAGACTCTCATGTTGGAAAGTTTACATTTAGTCTGTATTTCCAGCATAATCGAATTTTGCCCAAATTTAACTACTTTGTACATCGGCGGTGTCTTGGGCTcgtttaagaaagaaagagatctCTTCAAGATCgagaagaagccgcctattttGAAAGAACTGAAAGTGTTATATTGTGTTGCATATATTCCAGTCGATATTATTATGTTACTatggggctcttcgggatct ACCGTCAAATATCACCAGTTTGAGCACCTTAAAAAGCTTGAACTAGTTTATTGTAGTTCAGTGACGGGTAGTGGTATCGAAGCGTTTTTGGTTAATGGCTGCAATTCTCTAGAAACCATGAACCTCAAAGGGTGTACAAATCTTAGGTTCCAAACCTATACGGATTTGTGTTCCCTTATTGCCAAGAAAAATTGGGATTTGAATATTTCCATAGAATAA